The Streptomyces sp. NBC_00306 sequence TGCGCGGCCTGGTCGCTGATCAGCGCGACCGGCCGGGAGGCCAGACCGGAGGGCGTGCTGCTGGCGGTGTTCGCCGTCGCCGCCGGATACGCCTTCGGCCGCATCTGCGGCACGCTGCTGCCGGTCGCCGCGGCTTCGGCCGTCTCCCTCGCCGCCCTCGGACTGGCGATGGCCTCACCGGAGGGCGTGCCCGGCGCGGGCGCGGGCGACCCCCTTCAGCCCGGGCACACCGGAGCGGCCGCCGGCCTGCTGGTCCTGGCCGCGGGCGCCGCCTCCTGCGGAGCCTGCGCAGCCCGGCCTCCGGTGCTGCGGCTGGCGCTGCGGGGACTGGCGCTGGCGGTCGCGTGCACCGCGCTGTGGCTCGGATCGGTGGCCGGATTCGCTGCCGCGACCGCTGTGCTGCTCTGCTCGCTGGCGGCCGCGCGTATGCACCGCCGGACAGCACCTCTCGGAGCGCTTGCCCTGGTGACGGGCCTGTTGGTCGCCACATCGTGGGGAGTCGCCGAGGACGCCCTGCCGGACGGGCTCACGGTGTCCCTGGAGGGGCAGCTGACGCAGAACCGGGTCGCGCTCTGGCACGACGCGGTCGAGCTCGCCGAGGACGATCCCTTGCGCGGAGTCGGACCGGACCGCTTCGGACTGCTCAGTCCCACGGCCCAGCAGGTGGCGGGCTCGGACGGCAAACCGCACTCCGCCTCGCTGCAACAGGCCGCCGAGCAGGGCGTGGTGGGCGTGGTGCTGCTGGGCGCGGCCTTCGGCTGGATGCTGTACGGGCTGTGGCGTTCCCCCCGCTCCACCCCGGTGGTCCTGAGCGCGGGTGCGGCGCTCACGGCGCTCGCGGCGCTGGCGAGCCTGGGCAACGCACTGAGTTTCGCGCCGGTCACGGTAGGTGCGGGGCTGCTGGCGGGCCTGGCGACCGCGCGGGTGGCCGGCGGTGATGCGGCGGAGACGGGCGACGACCCGGCCCCGGCGGCTGTCCGCGCACGCTGACGGACGCGCGCTGACGGTCGAGGCATGTAGGAGGCCGGTCGGCGCGGGACGACATCCGCACATCACGCGCACCTCGGCCGAGCGACGGGCGGAGCGTCAGGCCTTGGCCGCCGTGCCCGTGCCCCTGCGCAGCCCGTCGCGAATGGCCAGGACGGCGGCTTCCGCATCATCGACCGTCACCGTGAACACTCTGCCGTCGCCCAGAGTGACGACGATGCCCTCACCGCGCCGTACGACGACCGCGGTGCCCTTCTCCGGGCGCCAGCGGTAACCCCAGCCGCCCCACTGCCTCGGGGTGACCTTGGCGGCGACTTCCGCGCCGACGACGTGCGACAGCGGAATCCGCCGGCGCGGCAGGCCCATGTGACCGCAGCGCACCTCGACGGCGTCGCTGTCCACCTTCACCGCCACATGGACGAACGCGAGGGTGCCGTACAGGATCAGCAGACCGGCGGCGACACAGCCGATCACCGACATCAGCAGAGGGGCGATACCGGAGGTCCACTGGGAGGCAACCGCCAGCTCCACACCCAGTGCGACAAAGGCGGCACCCGCCGCGGCGAGCAGCCACTGCATACGGTTCGTCGCTCGGCCGGTCCACACGGCGGGGACGGGCTCCGCGGACGCATAAGAATCTCGGGCGAGGTCCTTCATGGAAGGAGAGTACCCAGCAACTGCCGCCGCAGCATGGGGTCCGTCACGAGGATCACGCCGACGTGCCGCACCAGCAGGCGGGGCTCACCGTCGGTACGCGGATCTCACGTTCAGTGCGCGGAGCTCACTGTCCGCAGCAGCCGGCCCTCCGCGTAGTGCGCCGCCTGGGCCGGCAGGACCTCGTCGCGGCCGCTGAGCAGCACCGTCAGCCGGCTGCTCGGGGCGGCGTCGGGGGCCGGGAGCTCGCCGAGGCGCCGGAGCGCCTGCGCGGCGACCGCGTCGGCCGAGCCGTGCAGGGTCACGGGCCGTCCCACGGCTGCGCGGATGCGCTCGGCGACCAGTTCGTAGTGCGTGCAGCCGAGGACGACGGCGCGGACATCGCGTGGCGTGAGAGCGGCCGCCGCGGCCACCGCCCGGTCGATGGCATCCTCGTCGGCCTGCTGCACCGCGTCGGCGAGTCCGGGACACGGGACCTCCGTGACCGCGACGGAGTCGGCGAAGTCACGGATGAGCGCGCGCTGGTAGGGGCTGCCGGTGGTGGCCGGCGTGGCCCAGATCGCGACCGGTCCCCCGCCCGCCGACGCGGGCTTGATGGCCGGGACCGTACCGATGACGGGGATCGCCGGCTCCAGCTCGGCGCGCAGCGCCGGGAGTGCGTGCACGGACGCGGTGTTGCAGGCGATGATCAGGGCGTCCGGTGCATGGGCGACGGCCGCCCGGGCGACCGTGAGCGCCCGTTGGGTCACATCGTCCGGTGTGCGCGGCCCCCATGGCATGTTGTCGGGGTCCGAGGAGAGGACGAGATCCGCGTCCGGCCTCAGCCGGCGC is a genomic window containing:
- a CDS encoding O-antigen ligase family protein; the protein is MLAPYDRSATRERGVATDVAGVVVLGACAAWSLISATGREARPEGVLLAVFAVAAGYAFGRICGTLLPVAAASAVSLAALGLAMASPEGVPGAGAGDPLQPGHTGAAAGLLVLAAGAASCGACAARPPVLRLALRGLALAVACTALWLGSVAGFAAATAVLLCSLAAARMHRRTAPLGALALVTGLLVATSWGVAEDALPDGLTVSLEGQLTQNRVALWHDAVELAEDDPLRGVGPDRFGLLSPTAQQVAGSDGKPHSASLQQAAEQGVVGVVLLGAAFGWMLYGLWRSPRSTPVVLSAGAALTALAALASLGNALSFAPVTVGAGLLAGLATARVAGGDAAETGDDPAPAAVRAR
- a CDS encoding glutamate racemase, which translates into the protein MCRSLPHRTGPARVVDYGDRVKIALMDSGIGLLPAAAAVRRLRPDADLVLSSDPDNMPWGPRTPDDVTQRALTVARAAVAHAPDALIIACNTASVHALPALRAELEPAIPVIGTVPAIKPASAGGGPVAIWATPATTGSPYQRALIRDFADSVAVTEVPCPGLADAVQQADEDAIDRAVAAAAALTPRDVRAVVLGCTHYELVAERIRAAVGRPVTLHGSADAVAAQALRRLGELPAPDAAPSSRLTVLLSGRDEVLPAQAAHYAEGRLLRTVSSAH